In Chitinophagales bacterium, one DNA window encodes the following:
- a CDS encoding glycine--tRNA ligase produces the protein MAEQKDLFRDIVSHCKEYGFIFPSSEIYDGLSAVYDYGEYGAELKKNIREYWWRAMVQLRDNVVGIDAAIFMHPETWKASGHVDAFNDPMIDNRDSKKRYRADNLIEDYIAKLEAKTEKEVEKARNRFGDAFDETQFRNTHPRVLENQQKADTINARMKAALEQNDMAAMRQIIIDCEIADPVSGTRNWTEVRQFNLMFSTQVGSLAEESSTVYLRPETAQGIFVNFLNVQKTGRMKIPFGIAQTGKAFRNEIVARQFVFRMREFEQMEMQFFIKPGTETSWYEHWKATRMQWHLALGFPPSGYRFHDHLKLAHYAKAACDIEFNFPFGFKELEGIHSRSDFDLAQHEKHSGKKLQYFDPELNENYVPYVIETSIGLDRMFLAVIAASYREEQVPTAVAGEEATRVVLNIPPCLAPIKVAVLPLMKKDGLPEKALEIFNQLKYQHMCHYEEKDSIGRRYRRMDAIGTPYCITVDHQTLEDGTVTIRERDTMKQDRIALAQVGSIVADRVKWPEQPQ, from the coding sequence ATGGCAGAGCAAAAGGATTTATTCAGGGACATTGTCTCCCATTGTAAAGAATACGGATTCATTTTTCCATCCAGCGAGATCTACGACGGGCTGAGTGCTGTTTACGACTATGGTGAATACGGAGCGGAGCTCAAGAAAAATATCAGGGAATACTGGTGGCGCGCCATGGTACAGTTGCGCGATAATGTGGTGGGAATTGATGCAGCAATCTTCATGCATCCGGAAACATGGAAAGCCAGTGGCCATGTGGATGCCTTCAATGATCCTATGATTGATAACAGGGATTCGAAAAAAAGATACCGGGCTGATAACCTCATTGAAGATTATATCGCAAAGCTGGAAGCCAAAACAGAGAAGGAAGTTGAAAAAGCAAGGAACCGGTTCGGTGATGCGTTTGATGAAACACAATTCAGGAACACCCATCCGCGGGTGTTGGAAAATCAGCAGAAAGCAGATACTATCAATGCGCGCATGAAAGCGGCACTCGAACAAAATGATATGGCTGCCATGCGACAGATTATTATCGACTGTGAGATTGCAGATCCGGTCAGCGGCACCCGTAACTGGACAGAAGTGCGGCAGTTTAACCTGATGTTTTCCACGCAGGTCGGATCACTGGCGGAAGAGTCCAGTACAGTTTACCTGCGTCCTGAAACGGCACAGGGCATTTTTGTTAATTTTCTGAATGTGCAGAAAACCGGCCGCATGAAAATTCCATTCGGCATCGCGCAAACCGGAAAAGCTTTCCGCAATGAAATTGTTGCACGGCAGTTCGTTTTCCGTATGCGGGAATTTGAACAGATGGAAATGCAGTTTTTTATCAAGCCCGGAACGGAAACATCCTGGTATGAACACTGGAAAGCCACACGCATGCAATGGCATCTTGCATTGGGATTTCCGCCGTCCGGCTACCGGTTTCATGATCACCTGAAGCTGGCGCATTATGCGAAGGCGGCCTGTGACATTGAGTTTAATTTTCCTTTCGGCTTCAAAGAGCTGGAAGGCATTCATTCGCGCAGCGACTTTGACCTGGCACAGCATGAAAAGCATTCCGGCAAGAAGTTACAATACTTCGATCCTGAGCTCAATGAAAATTATGTGCCTTATGTGATCGAAACATCTATCGGCCTCGACAGAATGTTTCTGGCTGTCATTGCTGCTTCCTACCGGGAAGAACAGGTTCCCACAGCCGTGGCAGGAGAGGAGGCAACACGCGTGGTATTGAATATTCCACCCTGCCTGGCACCGATCAAAGTGGCCGTATTGCCATTGATGAAAAAGGACGGACTGCCTGAAAAGGCGCTGGAAATCTTTAATCAGCTGAAGTATCAGCATATGTGTCATTATGAAGAAAAGGATTCTATAGGGAGAAGATACCGGCGGATGGATGCCATCGGAACACCGTATTGCATAACGGTAGATCACCAGACGCTGGAAGACGGAACGGTAACCATCCGTGAACGCGACACGATGAAACAGGACCGCATTGCTTTAGCACAGGTGGGAAGCATTGTGGCTGATCGTGTAAAATGGCCGGAGCAGCCACAGTAA